The Pontiella desulfatans sequence CCCGGGCTGACGGATGTGGATCGGTGCTCCGACTGGGATGTCGGTATTCCGATGGACGAGGAGCGGCTGGAGGACGAGGCGAACGAGGAATACTGGAACGCCTACAAGCAGACGCCGAAGGCCATCGTTTCGCTCAAGGCCGGGCGGGACATGTGGTCGAACCGCTTCGGCAACCTGACCGGGGTCCGGTGGGAAAATACAAAGATCAAAGGACCGACCCCGCAGGAGGCTTTCAGCGAGGGGTTCCGGCCGGCGGCCGCCGGATATGTTTTCGAGCCGGTGCGGGAGCAGGCGCTGGCATCGGTGGAAAATGCGATGGATTTTGGGCAGTTGTTCGTGGGGATGAGCTTTTTCCTGATCGTGGCGGCGCTGCTGCTGACGGGGCTGCTGTTTGTCTTCGGCATCCAGAACCGAGCGGAGGAGATGGGGATTCTGCTGGCGACGGGCTGGCGGCCGCGGCAGGTGCGCAATGCGGTGCTGGCCGAGGGCGGGATTGTGGCGCTGGTCGGTTCCGCGGCCGGGGCTGGGCTGGGGATCGGCTATACGAAGCTTTTGATTGCGGGGCTGTCGCGCTATTGGAGCGGGGCGATCGCGAATTCGGCGATTGAATATTTTGGGCGTGCGGGCACGGTGGCGACCGGAGCGGTGGCGAGTTTGGTCTGCGCGCTGGTGGCGATGTCGATTGCGGTATGGCGGCAGGCGAAGCATCCGGCGCGGGAGTTGTTGAGTGGCGATGCGGGATACGGGATGCGGGATGCGGGGTCTGGCCCGGACGGCAGCTCGACCTCTGTTTGGTTGGCCGTGCTTGGGCTGGCAGGCGCGATCGGGGTTTCTTTTTGGGCAGTGGTGGCGGATCGGCAGAGCGTGACGATGCCGTTTTTCGGTGCGGGGGCGCTGCTGCTGGTTTCGGGGGTGCTGGGTTGCGGGGAACTGCTCAAACGGACGGGCCGGCTGGAAAGCCTGCCCCACGTGGGGGCGCTGGCTTTGCGCAATGTGGCGAGAAGAAGAGGGCGCAGCTTGACGGTGGTGGGGCTGCTGGCATGCGGTACGTTTTTGGTGTTTGCGGTTTCGTCGATGAAGGAGGATGTGACGGCGCATGCGGGCGAGCGGTGGTCGGGCACGGGCGGTTTTGCGTGGTTTGGGGAATCGACGTTGCCGATCACGGACGAGGTGGGCGACGTTCGCCTGCGGGTGCGCGACGGCGATGATGCGAGCTGCCTGAACCTGAACCGGGCGCGGACGCCGCGCCTGCTGGGGGTTGATCCGGCGGCGATGTCGGTGCGGGGCGCGTTTTGTGCGGGGGAGGATGTTTGGCAGCTGCTGGATTGCGGGTTGCCGGACGGGATGGTTCCGGCGCTGGTGGGCGATGCGGATACGGCGATGTGGGGGCTGGAGGCCAAAACCGGGATCGAAAAGGGCGCTGTGCTGGACTATGTGGACGAAGCGGGCCATCCGTTCAAGGTGAAGTTGGTGGGGCAACTGCCGATGCGGCTTTCGGTTTTCCAGGGGGCGCTGCTGGTGGCGGAAAAGGATTTTACGGCGAAGTTTCCGGGGGAGGAGGGATACCGCATGTTCCTGTTCGATGGGGCCGGCGAGCCGCCTTCGGTACGAAAACACGAGCGGGCGGGGCTGGATGTGGTTCCGGCGACGGAGCGGTTGCTGGAGTTCTATGCGGTGGAGTCGACCTATCTGGCGATGTTCCTGGTGTTGGGAGCACTGGGGCTGGCGGTCGGCAGTCTGGGCATGGGGGTGGTGGTGTTGCGCAATGTGCAGGATCGGCGGGCGGAGACGGCGCTGCTGCAGGCGGTGGGCTACCGGAAGATGGTTTTACGCAAGCTGCTCTTCATGGAGCACGGGTTGCTGATGCTGGCTGGGTTGGCCGTCGGGATCGTTGCGGCGGCGGTCGCGATGGTTCCGGCGTTGTTCATCACCAAAACGCAGGCTTCGCCCGGCTTCTTGCTGGCGCTGCTGCTGTTCGTTGTGGCCTGCGGCGCGGCCTGCATGGCGCTGGCCATTGGCATGGCCATGAAGGGCGACACCCTACGCGGGCTCGGTAACGAGTGAGCCAACCAGCTCGAGGATTCCGGGGACATCGGCGTGGGTGACTTCGGAGAACCAGATTTTCTGCGGGTAGATCATGATGTTGGGGCCGGCATCGCACACGCCCAGGCAGCTGGACTCGGAGACGCGCACCACGGGTTTCCAGCCGCGCTTCTTGACCTCGTCCTTGAGGACATCCTTCAGTGCCGGGTTGTCGCCGTCGCCGCACGACTTTCGTTCGCCGCCGCGCGACTTGGTGCAGACGAACAGATGGGCTTGATAGGGGGTCGAGCTTTTTTTCATCGCATGGCTCCTAGGTTTACCAATATGCGAGCATGATGATAATCAATTGGAACGAATGAAAGCCAAATGCTTTGTGATTTACCGGGGAATTGACCGACTTGGTAAGCCGATCGGGCCGGTTGGCGCAAAACAATGTCTTCGCAGATGTTGAAGGTGGCTTTTCGCAATAGTGGGGAAAAACAGCGTTCCGGAACCGATGCGCTGAGCCTTCGCGAACTTGAAGTTTTCGAGCTGATTGGCCGCGGAAACTCCACCCGCGAAATCGCCGAGCAACTGAACCTGAGCGTAAAAACCATCGAGACCAACCGCGCGCACATCAAGGACAAGCTTCATTTGCGAAGCGGAACCGAACTGATGCTGCGCGCCATCCACGGGGTGGAAAACGAGTCGCTCCGCATTTCCTGGCAGATCGTCACCAAACCCCTGTAAACACGGTCTGTTCTTCCATTCACGGAAGGGCGGCCTGGTTTTTTTCTCCGTTGAACATTGGGGCAGAACCGATGTGGCATCGGGGATGCCCCGATGCTGCCGCTTCCGGATTCCCCCGGGGCGGACTCAGGGTTTAGTCCATGGATCTGTCAGCCGTTGCCCGTCTAGTGGGTTTCCCTGGCGGCGCGCAACCTAGCACCCTGTTCGGGAACGTCCTCGCTAAGAAGCCGTTGCCGGCAACGAAGAAATCACGCTCGAATGCAAGGGCGAATGGGGTGCTTAAAAGAGTTTGGCACGAAGGGTGCTTGATGGTGGTGGACGGTTAATGAAGGGTTTAAAAGGAGAAACCGATGACAACACATAAGTTGAAGTTCAGTACAGCATCCCTGTTGGGATTGATTGCATTTTTCGTAGACGGGCAGGTTTCGGTAAGGGCTCAAGACACCGCCGCAACGCAATCTGCCGGTGCCCAGATCATTGAGCCCGGTGAAGATGTGCAAACGGCCGAGTTTGTGACCATCAATGTGAAGGACGCCAATATTGCGGAAGTATTAAAGGCCTATTCGCTGCAAACCGGCCAGAGTATCGTGGTGGGTCCCGATGTGGTTTCGGAAAACGTCAATGTTCGCCTGAACAACATTCCCTGGGAAGACGCGCTCGACGTGATCCTCAAGCCCTACGGCTTCGGCTACCGGGTGGTGGGCGACACCATCGTGATCAGCAAGCTCGAAAACATTGTGACGGTGGAAGGCATTGAGCCGCTCGTTTCCAAGGTCTTCAATCTTAGTTTTGTCGATGCATACGACATCAAGTCCATTATCGAAGCGCAGCTGACGGTGCGCGGCAAGTTCACCATTCACGAAACCAAAAGCCTTCCGGGGTGGGAATTCGGTGGAGAAGGCAACAGCGGTGCTGCCGTCGAAGCCGGTGTTCGCTCCCGCAAGAAAAAAGAGGAAATCCAGAAGAGTAAAACCTTCGTGATCACCGATGTGCCGTCCGCCATCACCAAGATAGAAAACATTCTGGAGCAGCTCGATCTCATGCCGGAACAGGTATTGATCGAAGCCAAGTTCCTCGAAATCTCTACCGGTGGCCTGTCGGACATCGGCCTTGAATACATCGGCGCCCTCGAACAGGTTACCGATAGTGGCCTCGGCGCAGGCAACCTGACCCCCGCCCTGCTGGACGAGGATCTGCTGAAGGTGCTCAACCTCACCACCGGATTCCCCGATCCGATGAACACCAAGGCCGCCGGCGGCTATTCGCAGGATAGCGGCATCAACCTTTCGCACAGCGTGGTGGGCGACTGGGGCGCGCAGATGCTCTTCAACTTCATCGAGCAGGACGACGACGCCAACGTGCTCTCCGCCCCGCAGGTCATGACCATGAACAACCAGGAAGCCGCCATCCTCGTTGGCCAGAAATACCCGATCATCAAATCGGAAAACAATTCCGGCAGCGGCAGCACGGTGACCTCCACCAGTCTCGACTACTATGAAAACGTGGGCATCCAGCTCAACGTGATCCCGCAGGTTTGCGCGAACGACTATGTGAACATGATCGTGCACCCGGCGGTGAGCGAATTCACCGGCGACAGCGTGGCGGGCGTCGTGACCGCAGGCAGCAGCTCGCAGTCCGGCACCTCCTATCCGGTCATCCGCATCCGCGAGGCCGAAACCCAGGTCATGATCAAGAGCGCCAGCACCGCCATCATCGGCGGCCTGCAGAACGAGCGCGATACCGAAATCATCAAGAAGATCCCGTTCCTCGGCGACATCCCGTTCCTCGGCCGCCTGTTCCGCAGCGAACGGATCGAGAAGGAAAAGATCGACCTGCTGATCTTCATCAAGGCCACCGTGGTCGATAACGAAGCCTATGCCGCCGACTCCCTCTCCCGCCAGCAAACCCGCGAAGCCAGAATGGATCTCGAGTTGACCAGGAAGGCTGAAATCGAAGAGCAAGCCGCCATCGAAGTGGATGCCAAGACGGCTAAGGCAGACCAAGCGGAAAACGAGGAAATCCTTGCCCTCGTCCAGCAGATGGATGGTGGTGAGCAAACGAAAACGACCGAAACTTCCGAAGAGGGAATGTAGGACAACCAGACACGTAGCCGCTCTTTGGCAAAGGCAGAAGGATAGTACGGAATGATTACCGACCAACTCAGCGAAATGATGATCCGTAGCGGGCGCGTTGGCTCGTCGCAACTGGAGAAGGCCATGGCCATCCAGGAGAACTCCGGCCGCGTCCTGACGGATATCCTGATCGAGGAAAAACTGGCGTCGCCCTACGATATTGCCCAGACCTTCTCGGAGTTGTTGAACATCCCGTATCTCGAACTGGGGGAGGAGTTCCACCTCCAACGCGACGAGTTCGACATGATTCCCGAATCGATCGCCCGTCGCTATTGCCTCGTTCCCCTGACGAAGGAAGAGGGGGTTTCCATTACGCTCGTGATGAAGAACCCGCTCGACATGGACGCCGTCGATACCGTGCGTTCGTTGACCTCGCTGGAAGTCCACAAGGCGGTCAGCACCGAGGACAAGATCAACCAGATCATCGACAAATGCTACAAGGAGGAGGCCTATGTCGAGGCCGGCCTGCAGGATATCGTCGATGTGGAAGCGGCGGCGGACAACGCCGGTTTCGAAGCCGACATAGGCGATGTCGACCAGTTGCTGGTGCACGCCAACGACGCGCCGGTGGTTCGCTACGTTAACCTGTTGCTGATGGAGGCCGTGCGCGATGGCGCCTCGGACATCCATTTCGAGCCGGGCGAAAACAATTGCGCAGTCCGGATGCGGGTCGATGGTACGTTGCACCTGGTCACCCCGCCGCCGAAGTCGCTCTACCAGGCGATCGTGACGCGCATCAAGATTCTTTCGGAGATGGATATTGCGGAACGCCGCCTGCCGCTGGATGGCCGTTTCAAGTTCAAGTTTTCGGGCCGGGTGATCGATGTGCGTGTTTCATCCATGCCCCTGGTGTTTGGCGAAAAAGTCGTTATGCGAATTCTCGACAAGAAGAGCCTCGTTCTGGATCTCAAGGATATTGGCTTCGAAGGCCAAAAGCTCAAGCGCTTCCACGAAATCCTGGGCATGCCGAACGGTATCGTGCTGCTCACCGGCCCGACCGGCAGCGGTAAGACCACGACGCTCTACAGTGCGCTGGGCATTCTGAAAAGCCCGACGCGCAACGTGCAGACGGTCGAGGATCCGGTTGAATATTTAATGGAGGGCATCAACCAGATGCCGGTGCGCCCGAAGATCGGCCTCAACTTTGCCGAGTGCCTGCGCCACATCCTCCGCCAAGACCCGGATGCGGTCATGATCGGGGAAATCCGCGATGCGGAGACGGCCGAGATTGCCATGCGCGCCTCGCTCACGGGACACATTGTGCTCAGCACGCTGCATACGAACGATGCCACCTCCTCGTTCAGCCGCATGCGCGACATTGGCATTCCCTCCTATCTGACGGCGGCCACGATGCGCCTGATCATTGCCCAGCGGCTGGTGAAAACCATCTGCCCGAACTGCAAGGCGCCCTATCAGCCCGACGCGGGCGAGATGGAGTGGGTCAAGCCCGTCTATCCCGACGCAGAGAACTGGTCGTTCATGCATGGCGAAGGCTGCAACCAGTGCCGCAGGAGCGGCATGAAAGGACGACGCGCCATTTTCGAATTTCTCGAAGTCACTCCTGCGATCCGCGAACTGGTCCATGGGGAGGCCGACGACATGACGCTCCGCCGCAAGGCGATCGAAGGCGGAATGCAAACCTTGGCCCAAAACGCCTTCCAGCGGGTGCGCGAGGGCGATACCACGATTAGCGAAGCCATCAATAAATGCATGGCCGATTAAGGGGATCTTAACATGGCATCATTCAGCTACATTGCGAAAAACAAGGAAGGCCAGGAAGTCCGCTCTTCGCTCGAGGCGGCCACCCGGCTCGAGGCCCTGGAGGCCCTGCGCAAGAAGGGGCTGACGGTCGTCGATCTTTTTAACGTCGAAGATGCCCCCTCGTCGGCAAAGCCTGCCCTGGCCAAGGTCAAGACCGCGAAACCAGCCAAGGTGCCGCGCCAGTCCTTTTCGTTTGCATCGAAGGTCAAGATGACCGACCTCGCGGTGTTCTGCCGCCAGTTGGCCATCTCGGTCAACGCCGGCGTTCCGTTGCGCGATGCCATCGAGGGCATCGGCATGGAGCTTGAGCACCCGGTCCTGAAGCGGATCAGCATCGATATTGTGCAGCAGTTGCACGACGGACGCAGTTTTTCCGAGGCGATCGCGCGGCATCCGAAGGTGTTCAACGAAATGTTCCACGGGTTGGTCAAGGTGGCCGAGGAGTCGGGCAAGCTGCCCGGCACCCTGCGGCAGCTGGCCGACTATCTGGAAAAAGCCGACCGCCTGCGCCGGCGCATCAAGGCCATGGCGGCCTATCCCATTTTCATCGGTATCTTTTTCATCATCGTCTGCATGATCATGACGCTGTTCATCCTGCCGCAGTTCACCGACATTTTCGGGGGGCAGGGGGCCGAGTTGCCGGCGTTCACCAAGCTGGTGTTCGGGGTCAACGAATTCTTCGTGGACAATTTCCTGGTCATCGTCGTGGGCGTTGTGCTGTCGACGACGGCGTTTGTCCTCTATGGCCGCACACCGGCGGGGTCGTATCAAAAGGACAAGTTCAAGCTGGCCATGCCCTACGCCGGCGGCTGCCTGAAAAAATATATCCTGGCGCGCTTCTGCCGCAGCATGGCGATCATGGTGCACAGCGGGGTGCCCATTTCCAACGCACTCGAAATCTGCGCCGACGCCACCGGCAACCAGTTGCTCAAGCGCAACGTGCTGGGCGTACGCGAAATGATCATGACCGGCAACCGCATTGCATCCAGCCTGGAAAAATCGGGCATCTTCCCGGGGCTGATCGTGCGCATGGTGGCCGTGGGCGAGGATTCCGGGCAGCTGCCCGAGGTGCTCGACAATGTCTCCGATCTTTACGAAGACCAGGTGGAGGTTTCTGTTATGACCTCCATGGCGTTGTTCGAGCCGCTGGTCATTTGTGTCTTTGGCGCGTTCATCCTGATGCTGGTGTTGGCGATCTATTTGCCGATCTTCACCGTCTCGACGGGCATGCACTGAGGCCATGGAAGGAGGGTAGGGGTAAAGGCGACTGTTTTATGGACATAGTTGAATTCACAAGAAACGAAAGAGCGGGTTGGGGTACCCGTGGTTGTCAGGTAAAAAAAACTAACAAGGAATAACAAGGAGACCAAAAACATGAAGACCAAGAAAAACAAAAAGTCCGGTTTCACTCTGGTGGAACTGATGGTTGTGGCCATTATCGTCGCCATTCTGGCGGCGGTGGCCATCCCGCTGATGTCGGGTAACAAGGACCGTGCCATGGCGACCGAGGCCCAGACCGGCTGCAGCACCATTGCAACCGCGATGCGCATGCACTATGTCGAGCATGGCAACTTCACTGCCATTACCGATCCGGCAGATCTGGGTGGCATCAAGGCTGAAGCAGACCTTAATGGAACCTACTTCCTCGGAAACGGCTACACCATCACACCCGGTGCGGATGGAAACAACTACACCATTACGGCCGATGGCAGTGGCGACGCGGCTGGCATGCGCGTTACCATGGCGGTTGTCGATGGCAAAACCACCTGGACGTATGGTGAAACACCGGCTCCGTAAATAGGCAGCTCGAAATACGCGGGCGGCCGTGTGGCCGCCCCGTCCCTCTTTTTTAATTAGCAAGGAACAAAAAAATGGCGGCAGCGGAATCCATAACAAAACGTGAAAACATCGCCGGAATCAATATTGCGGATGGCGTGGTGAGCGTGGCGCGCATTGTGCGGCGCGGCCGGCACAAGATTGTGCTGACGCATGCCGGCTGGATGGAATATGCACCGGATGCCTCCGATGCCGAAATTGTTCAGGTGATCAAAAGGCTTTGGAAAACGACCCGCATGCCGACCCGGACGGTTTGCGCCGGACTCCATACCCGTTCGCTTTGCCTTAAATATTTCAAGTATCCGGATCTGGCCCCGCGCGAGCTGACCTCCGCGCTCTGCCTCGAGGCGGAGGAGTCGCTCCAGCTCCCGCCGGAGCAGATTGCCCTCGATTGGCACATCAACCGCCCCCGGAACGATCCCTACACCCAGCTGGGCGAGCAGCTCCATGGCATCTTGGTGGCGGTCGGTAAAAAGGAAGTCAACCGCCAGCTCAACCTGCTCAAGAGGGCCGGCCTGTATCCCGTCCTGATGGATGTCGGCAGCACCTCGCTCTGCAATCTCTTCCTGGCGCTGCGCGGGGAAAAGGTGAACAACGACAACGCCGTCTGCGTCGTCAACCTTTCGCGCTACAACGCGGATATCTCCATTCTGTACAACGACCACTACATCTATCCGCGCACCATCATTTCCCGGTCTGCCGAGTGGTCGACGAAGGTTCAGTATCTCATCGAAAACATTTCCGACGCGTTGCTCTACTACCATGTGAAGGTCGACAAGACCCCGGTCACCCAGTTGGTCTTGACCGGCTTCGTTCCGGATGATCCGCAGTTTGTTGCGCAGGTCCACGATACGATCGGCCTGCCCACCGAGGTGTGGAGCCCGCTGCGGGATGCAAACTTCCTGATTTCGCATAGTGTGAAGACCTCGAAAAAACATGATGTGATCTCCCCGCTGATGACCACCAGCCTGGGATTGGGACTGAGGAATACCTGAAATGAAGATTTCAGAATTTGGAAGTAAGAATGATGGGCGGGGAATTCCCCGCACCCCTTTTAGCGGAAAGCGTCGCAGACCCGCCATTCTGCATTCTGAATTCTTCATTCTTAATTTGAAAAGGATTTAACCATGGCTGTTGACTTTAAAATAAACCTGGCAAAGGATCTCACGAGTACCCCGGAGGAGCGCGCCCGTTTCTACAACGGCATGCTGGTCTATCTGGTGGTTTGCGCGGCGCTCATGGTGCTGGTGGCCTATCTGGCCAGTGTCAACATGCAGCAATTCCTGGCAAACCGCCAAGAGCGCATCCAGCTGTTGCGTACCGTTTCCTCGGTGTCGGATATCGACCAATCCGCCTTCCGCAATCCGGGCAAGGTGTATGCCGATCTCGAAACCCACGCCATGACGATTGCCGACCTGAAAAAGGCGCTTGGCCAGCGGGTTCTGCTGTTGCCTATCATGCACAATCTTTTCATCGATCTTCCCGAGGGGGTTTCGTTGCAGAGCCTTTCGGCCAACAAGAGTAAATTGGACTTCGGCCTTGTGATGCCTCCCCCGTCCGACTCGGCCGGGGATCCCGTGAAGCAACTGCGTTCAGCCTGGGAGGAGAATGAGGAGTTGATGAAGCGTGTGTCAACGATCCGTCCTGTAACAGGGGAGCGGAGGGTCATGGGAACCACGTCGGTTTTCTATGTGCAGTTTGAGTGTCTTTTGAATAAGTAGGTGGGTCATGGATATCGGTAAATTCAAATCAAGTCGGGGGCGGTTGACCCTTTGGGTCATGATCCCGCCACTCCTCATCGTGGGCGTGGGTTTAAGCACCTATGCCTTGCGGCTGCAGTCCGAGTGGCAGTTGAACCGCACGCAGGGCCTTTGCGAAGTGCTTCCGAAATTGATGGAGACGCAGCGGCAGACCCTGAGGGTGCTCGAAGATTTCCACAGTTCGAAAACCAAGCCCATCTCGTCGGAGGATGAGTTGATTTCCTTTGTGCAGGACGCGGCGCGCAAAGCGGAGTTCACCATCGATTCGCTGAAGGTTGAACGCCGCGCATCGGCGCAGAACGGCAACATGCCGGTGTTGCTTGCCAGTGTGAACGGCAATGGGGCGATTGATGCAATCCAAAGGTTTTTGGCCGATGTCTCCGTGTCGCAACATTTGCTCTCGGAGAGGTCTTTGCAGATTGCCAAGCAGGCCAACGGGCTGGATGACCAGATCTGCAAGGCGAATATTACCTTTGAGCTGGTTTTGTTCAAAGGTTTCAGGTCTGGCGCCGGAGGGAATGAATAATGGCTACCAAACTAAACCTCCCCGAAGTAGATTTTGTTGATGACTATCGCGAAGAAAGCACCCGCATCCCGCTAGTGATAACCCTGCTGTTGTTGCTGTTGACGGCGGCTCCGATGTCGTATTGGATTTTCCGGATCAATCAGGTTGGCACGGTTTCGACCGATGTTTCCAACTACGATGTGCTCGTCAATGCGGTGGCCAACAATGTCAAGACGGTCGATGCCATGCTGAACAACGATGCCGAAGCTCTTGCGGCCATCAACGCCAACTCGAAGAAGCAAGTGGTTACCTTGATCGTTCCGGAGGTGGTGATCGTCGAAGATCGAGGAATGGAACCGAAGGAGCAACGAGCGCTCGAGATCGAGCTGGAAGGCATCTACTGGAGTCCGGCCAATCCCTTGGTGGGCATCAACGGCGAAACCTATCGCATGGGCGATTCCATACAGGGCTACGAGATCGTGAGAATCGGTAAAACAGCGGTGCAGTTCCAGGGGGCGGACGGGAACATCGTTGTGATGGACATGTATGAAAACCTACTTAAGGCAGGAAAAAAATAAAGAAACGGCGGGGTGTCGCTTGCCGAAACCCTCCGTTCAATCCTGTTACTCTCTACCCTGCGAGCGGCGGACTTCTCAAAAAACAGAAATCTAACTGGTTGATGGACGGGCTTTTCCGCAGCCCCGCAAGTGTTGCCGTCGCCTTTCATGGGCACTGTTGTGGAAAAAAGGCGGTTCTGCTTTGAAGGGGGTTCCATCTTATCGGGACTGGGGCGGGGAATTCATGCGATGGCATGAATACTGCTTTTTTTATCCATGTGGCTGTAGAGGAGGTGCAGGCCATGGATTGCGCTCGCACCTTTGGCAGGACGTGAAGATGAAGAAGACACAAAAATCTGGATTTACGCTGATCGAAGTGATGGTTGCCTGCCTATTGCTGGTTGTCGTGTTGCTGGGTTCGGCTTCGGTCAGCTACCGGTCGGGCGCAGGAATCCAAGGGCATCAGGACCGGCGGGAGGCGACCATTGCGGCGAACATTATCCTGGAAAAATACTGGAACATGACCTACCCCGATTTGCAGGCCTTTGCCGGCACAAGCATATCCATTTCCAAACCGGTGAATGGGAAAACCCTGACCGGATCCGTCGATTTTGTTCAGGGTAGCGATTGCATCGAGATCGCCCTCGACCTGAAATTCAACAACGACTCGGATTCGATTCAATTCGCAACCAAACGCTACAAGTATGGATTAAGCAAGGCGAAGTTATGAGAGCACATTGCAAGCGCAGCGGTTTCTCCCTGGTTGAGATGATGGTCGCAATATTGGCCTCATCCATCCTTGCATTGACGGTGGGGAGCATTCTGTATTTTTCATGGATGGCTTGGATGCAGCACAACGATTCGGTCAGCATGCAGCGCGATGTTTCATTGACCATGAAACTGATTGCGGATGAAGTTCGTGAAACACCGATTGAGGATATTTCCGTAGGCGGTTCCCTGCAAGGTGCCCATGGAGCATTTGTGGTATCCGGCAACGACCTGGTCTACAAGGGAATCACGGTCATCGACGGATGGCTGACGGGATTCGAGTCGACCAAGACCACCACGAATGTGCTTGTTAAGGTGGCGCTTTCAACGGGCCAGGATAATAGTGTGTTCGAGGCCACCTTTTTCTCGAGGAACTAGTCATGAAAAATAGATCCAACAAGAGTGGCGGCGCATTGGTTGCGGTTATGGTGGTGATGGTGGCCATGGCTTTTCTCACGGCCGGGATGATGAAACTTTCGGACGTGAACGGGGTTGAATCGGTCTGCCTTGAACTGGGCGACCAGGCCTTTTGGGTGGCCGAAGCCGGCTTGCAGGAAGTGGTTCACAAACTGCGGAGCGACAGCGGTTATCGGGATTTGACCAGCGACGACCCCTCGTCTCCCGATTTTGTGACGAACAGCTTTGGGCAGGGGGGGTGCAGTGTTTATTTCTGGGCGACCGATTCGAGCCGGACAAACTTCATCGTCCAGTCGCAGGGAAGTGTGCGCGGGATGCAACGCAAGGTGGCTGTTGATGTAACCATGACGGATCTGGGCCCGTTCACCCTGTTGGGATTGGGTGGTAAGCTGCGACTGGATGGCCAGAAATCGGGGGCTCCTTCCATCTATGGGGATATCTACCAGGATGGTGCCGTCGATATTGCGGACGACAGCGGGATTAATGGAAACGTCTATTCCACCGCCGAAGGATATGAAG is a genomic window containing:
- a CDS encoding ABC transporter permease is translated as MLRFVLRSLRFYWRSHVGVLLGAALAAAVLTGSLLVGDSVDGSLRKFALQRLGGIGHAMHTPNRFFASGLAERIPGQAAAVLQLRGMAMADEQQVNQVQVAGCDSNFWTFAGLEFALAEGEVALNAKLAAALHADVGDEVSLRVEKPGLLPREAPLSAQKDDRSVRGRFTVARILGDDELGRFSLSANQVVPNNVFVNNKWLEKRVGLEGKANLLLAGSVAPPSTLAQVCLASDFGLRFREEGEVVQLESDGIYLEPEAVRAALAVPGAQGTLTYLVNSISMGEHSTPYSFVLASDGAGMTPAVGEDEIIINAWLAKALEAGVGDAVSLDYFELLPNGEFEERERVFTVRSVVPMADMEPERRLAPAFPGLTDVDRCSDWDVGIPMDEERLEDEANEEYWNAYKQTPKAIVSLKAGRDMWSNRFGNLTGVRWENTKIKGPTPQEAFSEGFRPAAAGYVFEPVREQALASVENAMDFGQLFVGMSFFLIVAALLLTGLLFVFGIQNRAEEMGILLATGWRPRQVRNAVLAEGGIVALVGSAAGAGLGIGYTKLLIAGLSRYWSGAIANSAIEYFGRAGTVATGAVASLVCALVAMSIAVWRQAKHPARELLSGDAGYGMRDAGSGPDGSSTSVWLAVLGLAGAIGVSFWAVVADRQSVTMPFFGAGALLLVSGVLGCGELLKRTGRLESLPHVGALALRNVARRRGRSLTVVGLLACGTFLVFAVSSMKEDVTAHAGERWSGTGGFAWFGESTLPITDEVGDVRLRVRDGDDASCLNLNRARTPRLLGVDPAAMSVRGAFCAGEDVWQLLDCGLPDGMVPALVGDADTAMWGLEAKTGIEKGAVLDYVDEAGHPFKVKLVGQLPMRLSVFQGALLVAEKDFTAKFPGEEGYRMFLFDGAGEPPSVRKHERAGLDVVPATERLLEFYAVESTYLAMFLVLGALGLAVGSLGMGVVVLRNVQDRRAETALLQAVGYRKMVLRKLLFMEHGLLMLAGLAVGIVAAAVAMVPALFITKTQASPGFLLALLLFVVACGAACMALAIGMAMKGDTLRGLGNE
- a CDS encoding (2Fe-2S) ferredoxin domain-containing protein; protein product: MKKSSTPYQAHLFVCTKSRGGERKSCGDGDNPALKDVLKDEVKKRGWKPVVRVSESSCLGVCDAGPNIMIYPQKIWFSEVTHADVPGILELVGSLVTEPA
- a CDS encoding response regulator transcription factor, which translates into the protein MSSQMLKVAFRNSGEKQRSGTDALSLRELEVFELIGRGNSTREIAEQLNLSVKTIETNRAHIKDKLHLRSGTELMLRAIHGVENESLRISWQIVTKPL
- a CDS encoding secretin and TonB N-terminal domain-containing protein is translated as MTTHKLKFSTASLLGLIAFFVDGQVSVRAQDTAATQSAGAQIIEPGEDVQTAEFVTINVKDANIAEVLKAYSLQTGQSIVVGPDVVSENVNVRLNNIPWEDALDVILKPYGFGYRVVGDTIVISKLENIVTVEGIEPLVSKVFNLSFVDAYDIKSIIEAQLTVRGKFTIHETKSLPGWEFGGEGNSGAAVEAGVRSRKKKEEIQKSKTFVITDVPSAITKIENILEQLDLMPEQVLIEAKFLEISTGGLSDIGLEYIGALEQVTDSGLGAGNLTPALLDEDLLKVLNLTTGFPDPMNTKAAGGYSQDSGINLSHSVVGDWGAQMLFNFIEQDDDANVLSAPQVMTMNNQEAAILVGQKYPIIKSENNSGSGSTVTSTSLDYYENVGIQLNVIPQVCANDYVNMIVHPAVSEFTGDSVAGVVTAGSSSQSGTSYPVIRIREAETQVMIKSASTAIIGGLQNERDTEIIKKIPFLGDIPFLGRLFRSERIEKEKIDLLIFIKATVVDNEAYAADSLSRQQTREARMDLELTRKAEIEEQAAIEVDAKTAKADQAENEEILALVQQMDGGEQTKTTETSEEGM
- a CDS encoding GspE/PulE family protein, whose amino-acid sequence is MITDQLSEMMIRSGRVGSSQLEKAMAIQENSGRVLTDILIEEKLASPYDIAQTFSELLNIPYLELGEEFHLQRDEFDMIPESIARRYCLVPLTKEEGVSITLVMKNPLDMDAVDTVRSLTSLEVHKAVSTEDKINQIIDKCYKEEAYVEAGLQDIVDVEAAADNAGFEADIGDVDQLLVHANDAPVVRYVNLLLMEAVRDGASDIHFEPGENNCAVRMRVDGTLHLVTPPPKSLYQAIVTRIKILSEMDIAERRLPLDGRFKFKFSGRVIDVRVSSMPLVFGEKVVMRILDKKSLVLDLKDIGFEGQKLKRFHEILGMPNGIVLLTGPTGSGKTTTLYSALGILKSPTRNVQTVEDPVEYLMEGINQMPVRPKIGLNFAECLRHILRQDPDAVMIGEIRDAETAEIAMRASLTGHIVLSTLHTNDATSSFSRMRDIGIPSYLTAATMRLIIAQRLVKTICPNCKAPYQPDAGEMEWVKPVYPDAENWSFMHGEGCNQCRRSGMKGRRAIFEFLEVTPAIRELVHGEADDMTLRRKAIEGGMQTLAQNAFQRVREGDTTISEAINKCMAD